The Pseudomonadota bacterium nucleotide sequence GTCGGTGAGCCGTCCGAGATCGTCGGCAAACTCCTCGAGGACCCTCTTTGCGACTTTCACATCAGACATCCGCGCATCCCCGCTTTCTATACACCTGTGGCATTACAATGTTATTATCGGCTTTCCCCTGGAAAAGTTGCGGGGTTTCTCTCCTCCTTATGTAACCAATTGACAAATGATATCAACTATTTATAAATTCCTTTCCATGGCGAGGCTCATAGTCGACGGTTACAACGTGATAAGGCGCATCGATCGTTTCCTCTCTGCCGAGGAAAAGGGGCTCGAAGAGGGCCGTTTTGCGCTCCTTCTGGCGCTCGAGGAGTACGGCGCAAAGACCGGTTTCGATATCACGGTCGTGTTCGACGGAGGGGCGAGGCCCCCTGACCACGACTCGCCGGGCGGGACGGATCGTTTCGCCGGCGTGGACGTCATCTTCTCTGAGAGGGGCAAAACCGCCGATTTCGAGATAGAGAGGCTGCTCAGGCGGCATGCGAGGCAACGGCTGGAAGATCCCTGCGACGTGATACTGGTGACCGACGACATGGGCATTCGGGACTGCGCCATAGGCTCCGGCGCGTTCGTCGCCTCGCCCGGGGAGCTCGACCGCGCGATGGAGGCGGGCGTGAAGCTGGCCTACTGACCCGCCCTGTGGCCGCCCTGCCTGCCATGTGCCTTTCCCGCTTTCTTCGTGATCGTGAGCTTAGAGATCCTGGACTCGC carries:
- a CDS encoding NYN domain-containing protein, producing MARLIVDGYNVIRRIDRFLSAEEKGLEEGRFALLLALEEYGAKTGFDITVVFDGGARPPDHDSPGGTDRFAGVDVIFSERGKTADFEIERLLRRHARQRLEDPCDVILVTDDMGIRDCAIGSGAFVASPGELDRAMEAGVKLAY